Proteins encoded in a region of the Caldisericaceae bacterium genome:
- a CDS encoding redoxin family protein, translated as MAKSKVRKQKEKEIEEIKRKQFFIKVLIASVIFVLLLTGFFLIRLSQKRATISKYATVISKEEVREKTLSLKTLVTNPRVLTDPLRFADSFTAEDLQNENGKVVAHEAIIIIDNPSYYIDKENIPSNASILLIVDTNLNVLSLTPFNPTYFDLGIEFVKYFESYKQKNAELIIRQVDGINVESSNTALVIKNKVREALSLLYIEKFGLQKFSSLQGGGYIFAERGVKVNPVSLKDVNGATYSLDEFKNYKLVIIAGNPNCGACVSSVSELGKIFKQQDLSNVKFIVLSFGDTKEALEKLTNVLPEGTIGVIDSNREIATQLKLNISPYIALVDKDLTLYFRGPAEPNKDTLENIKEFLTH; from the coding sequence ATGGCAAAGTCAAAAGTTAGAAAACAAAAAGAAAAAGAAATTGAAGAAATAAAAAGAAAGCAATTTTTTATCAAAGTTTTAATTGCTTCAGTAATATTTGTATTACTATTAACAGGCTTTTTCCTAATAAGACTAAGCCAAAAAAGAGCCACAATAAGTAAATATGCAACGGTTATCAGTAAAGAGGAGGTAAGGGAAAAAACTTTGAGCCTTAAAACATTAGTAACAAACCCACGTGTGCTTACAGACCCTTTACGGTTTGCCGATAGTTTTACTGCAGAAGACCTCCAAAACGAAAATGGAAAAGTTGTTGCACACGAAGCAATTATAATAATCGACAATCCTTCTTACTATATAGATAAAGAAAATATTCCTTCAAATGCTTCTATTCTACTTATTGTTGATACTAATCTCAATGTTCTTTCTTTAACTCCATTTAACCCCACATACTTTGATTTAGGGATAGAATTTGTTAAATACTTTGAATCTTACAAGCAAAAGAATGCCGAATTAATAATTAGACAAGTAGATGGCATTAACGTAGAGAGCAGTAATACTGCGTTAGTTATTAAAAACAAAGTAAGAGAAGCCTTAAGTCTTCTTTATATTGAGAAGTTTGGATTACAAAAATTTTCTTCCTTGCAGGGAGGCGGATACATATTTGCAGAAAGAGGAGTAAAAGTTAATCCAGTTTCTTTAAAAGATGTAAACGGAGCTACGTATAGCCTTGATGAATTTAAAAATTATAAGTTAGTGATCATCGCAGGCAATCCTAATTGTGGTGCTTGTGTATCAAGTGTTTCAGAGTTGGGTAAAATCTTTAAGCAACAAGACTTATCCAATGTAAAATTTATAGTGCTTTCTTTTGGAGATACAAAAGAAGCTCTTGAGAAATTAACCAACGTTCTTCCAGAAGGAACTATTGGCGTTATTGATAGCAATAGAGAGATTGCAACGCAACTTAAATTAAATATTTCACCATACATTGCCCTTGTTGATAAAGATTTAACACTATACTTTAGAGGACCTGCAGAACCAAACAAAGATACTTT